In a single window of the Bacillus mycoides genome:
- the ftsH gene encoding ATP-dependent zinc metalloprotease FtsH — protein MNRIFRNTIFYLLIFLVVIGIVSYFNGSTQKTTSVSYDKFITQLEKGEVRNVQLQPKNGVFEVKGQFKTSSQGEQFVTYAPNTEELQKKINDKAQGAEVKYQPAEETSAWVTFFTSIIPFVIIFILFFFLLNQAQGGGSRVMNFGKSKAKLYNDEKKKIRFRDVAGADEEKQELVEVVEFLKDPRKFAEVGARIPKGVLLVGPPGTGKTLLARAVAGEAGVPFFSISGSDFVEMFVGVGASRVRDLFENAKKNAPCIIFIDEIDAVGRQRGAGLGGGHDEREQTLNQLLVEMDGFGANEGIIIIAATNRPDILDPALLRPGRFDRQITVDRPDVNGREAVLKVHARNKPLDENVNLRAIATRTPGFSGADLENLLNEAALVAARQDKKKIDMSDIDEATDRVIAGPAKKSRVISEKERNIVAFHEAGHTVIGVVLDEADIVHKVTIVPRGQAGGYAVMLPKEDRYFMTKPELLDKITGLLGGRVAEEIVFGEASTGAHNDFQRATGIARRMVTEFGMSDKLGPMQFGSSQGGQVFLGRDFHSEQNYSDAIAHEIDVEMQIIIKDCYARAKQILTEKRDKLDIIAKTLLEVETLDAEQINHLYDYGRLPERPTSSDDVKVNINMKKDDEDTEDK, from the coding sequence ATGAATCGTATCTTCCGTAATACCATCTTTTATTTACTGATATTCTTAGTAGTAATTGGAATCGTGAGCTATTTTAATGGTTCGACGCAAAAAACGACATCAGTTAGCTACGATAAATTCATTACTCAACTTGAAAAAGGTGAAGTGCGTAATGTGCAGCTTCAACCGAAAAATGGTGTGTTTGAGGTAAAGGGACAATTCAAGACTTCTAGCCAAGGAGAACAATTTGTTACTTATGCACCAAATACTGAGGAATTACAAAAGAAAATTAATGATAAAGCGCAAGGGGCTGAAGTTAAGTATCAACCAGCAGAAGAAACAAGTGCTTGGGTAACGTTCTTTACTTCTATCATTCCGTTTGTCATTATCTTCATTTTATTCTTCTTCTTATTAAACCAAGCTCAGGGCGGCGGTAGCCGTGTTATGAACTTCGGGAAAAGTAAGGCGAAGCTATACAATGATGAAAAGAAAAAAATTCGTTTCAGAGATGTTGCTGGAGCGGATGAAGAGAAACAAGAACTTGTTGAGGTAGTTGAATTCTTGAAAGACCCTCGTAAGTTCGCTGAAGTTGGTGCCCGTATTCCGAAGGGTGTTCTATTAGTGGGACCTCCAGGTACAGGTAAAACTTTACTAGCACGTGCTGTTGCAGGTGAAGCAGGCGTTCCGTTCTTCTCTATTAGTGGTTCTGACTTCGTAGAGATGTTCGTCGGTGTCGGTGCATCCCGTGTACGTGATTTATTTGAAAATGCAAAGAAAAATGCTCCTTGTATCATTTTCATTGATGAAATTGATGCAGTGGGACGTCAACGTGGCGCGGGTCTTGGCGGTGGTCATGATGAGCGTGAACAAACGTTGAACCAATTGCTTGTTGAAATGGATGGATTCGGTGCAAACGAAGGTATTATTATCATCGCTGCGACAAACCGTCCTGATATTCTTGATCCAGCGTTATTACGTCCAGGTCGTTTTGACCGTCAAATTACAGTAGATCGTCCAGATGTAAATGGTCGTGAAGCTGTACTTAAGGTACACGCTCGTAATAAACCGCTTGATGAGAATGTCAACTTAAGAGCAATTGCAACTCGTACACCAGGATTCTCTGGTGCCGATCTTGAAAACTTATTAAACGAAGCTGCTTTAGTAGCTGCGCGTCAAGATAAGAAGAAAATTGATATGAGTGACATCGATGAAGCGACGGATCGTGTTATTGCAGGTCCAGCTAAGAAAAGTCGCGTTATCTCTGAAAAAGAACGTAATATCGTTGCATTCCATGAGGCTGGCCATACTGTAATTGGTGTTGTTCTTGATGAAGCAGATATCGTTCATAAAGTAACAATTGTCCCTCGTGGTCAAGCTGGTGGATATGCGGTAATGCTTCCGAAGGAAGATCGTTACTTCATGACAAAACCAGAGTTACTTGATAAAATCACTGGTTTACTTGGTGGTCGAGTAGCTGAGGAGATTGTATTTGGTGAAGCAAGTACAGGTGCTCACAACGACTTCCAACGTGCGACTGGTATTGCAAGACGTATGGTTACAGAATTCGGGATGAGTGATAAGCTTGGACCGATGCAATTTGGTAGCTCACAAGGTGGTCAGGTATTCTTAGGAAGAGACTTCCATTCAGAACAAAACTACAGTGATGCAATCGCGCATGAAATTGATGTGGAAATGCAAATAATTATTAAAGACTGTTATGCTCGCGCGAAACAAATTCTTACTGAAAAACGAGATAAGCTTGATATTATCGCAAAAACGTTACTTGAAGTAGAAACATTAGATGCAGAGCAAATTAATCATTTATATGATTATGGCAGATTACCTGAGCGTCCAACATCTTCAGATGATGTGAAAGTAAACATCAATATGAAGAAAGACGATGAAGATACAGAAGATAAGTAA
- the hpt gene encoding hypoxanthine phosphoribosyltransferase yields the protein MMNQDIEKVLISEEQIQEKVHELGAVIAEDYKNTVPLAIGVLKGAMPFMADLLKRTDTYLEMDFMAVSSYGHSTVSTGEVKILKDLDTSVEGRDILIVEDIIDSGLTLSYLVDLFKYRKAKSVKIVTLLDKPTGRKVDLKADYVGFTVPHEFVVGYGLDYKEQYRNLPYVGVLKPSVYSN from the coding sequence ATGATGAATCAAGATATCGAAAAAGTATTAATTTCTGAAGAACAAATACAAGAAAAGGTGCACGAACTAGGTGCAGTTATTGCAGAGGATTACAAAAATACAGTACCTCTTGCGATTGGTGTACTAAAGGGTGCAATGCCATTTATGGCGGATTTATTAAAGAGAACAGATACATATCTTGAAATGGATTTTATGGCTGTATCTAGCTACGGTCACTCTACAGTTTCGACAGGCGAAGTAAAAATCTTAAAAGATCTTGATACTTCGGTAGAAGGTCGCGATATTTTAATCGTTGAAGATATTATTGATAGCGGTCTTACACTAAGCTATTTAGTGGATCTGTTTAAATATCGTAAAGCGAAATCTGTAAAAATTGTTACTTTATTAGATAAGCCAACAGGCCGTAAGGTTGATCTGAAAGCAGATTATGTTGGATTTACTGTTCCTCATGAATTTGTTGTAGGATATGGATTAGATTATAAAGAGCAGTACCGTAATCTTCCTTATGTAGGAGTATTAAAACCAAGTGTTTACTCAAATTAA